In the Numida meleagris isolate 19003 breed g44 Domestic line chromosome 5, NumMel1.0, whole genome shotgun sequence genome, one interval contains:
- the LOC110399378 gene encoding DPY30 domain-containing protein 1 isoform X6 has protein sequence MESQYLRRCLGSCLKKGLAEVVEHRPADPIEYLAHWIYNYKRTLDEERKRMLERIELEKEQEAAREELEILRKMKEEELTIQQRLEEQRQEQEREKLRLQNEEEKIQLQQKDQEENEKTIAELTDRAGAPDLTRVEEQDESGLSEIATDLMPELEQESSQLI, from the exons ATGGAGTCTCAATACCTGAGGAGATGCCTGGGAAGTTGCTTGAAAAAGGGACTGGCAGAGGTTGTGGAGCATCGGCCTGCAGACCCAATAGAGTACCTGGCACACTGGATTTACAACTACAAGAGAACTCTAGATGAAGAACGAAAG AGAATGTTGGAAAGGATTGAACTGGAAAAAGAACAGGAGGCAGCCCGGGAAGAACTcgaaattttaagaaaaatgaaggaagaagagcTAACGATTCAACAGAGACTTGAAGAACAACGACAG GAACAAGAACGTGAGAAGCTGAGACTGCagaatgaagaagagaaaatacagttgCAGCAGAAGGATCAAGAG gaaaatgaaaagacgATAGCTGAACTTACAGATAGAGCAGGAGCACCTGATTTGACCAGAGTTGAGGAGCAAGATGAGAGTGGACTGTCTGAG aTTGCAACAGATTTAATGCCAGAGTTAGAACAAGAAAGTTCCCAGCTGATCTGA